The following proteins are encoded in a genomic region of Mahella australiensis 50-1 BON:
- the ytxC gene encoding putative sporulation protein YtxC, whose translation MEVISIGIEDENSPIKSMLDLCMKASMERNKDYALLGCEELGTHIFYRYNINKEEMVGIIGDAIWHYMIDCLLKQIIEREYVYFDQSDRDEIWVAAVNKIKFEDMVASSSMHDTITAKVRDYMDYNDEILIDGFIKFRLKDEIVRLIDAVDSAVEDIMMEREYNEFVKLLRYFVEVQEPKIDEIHVVVEPDNSYKLMDADMHLIDNHDMMEEMAREVTDRNISGDDILISSLITMAPSKIVLHNVEYMNNLELLNTINNVFYGKVNIMLSKNL comes from the coding sequence GTGGAAGTAATTTCTATCGGTATAGAGGATGAAAATTCCCCGATAAAATCGATGCTGGATTTATGTATGAAAGCGTCGATGGAAAGAAATAAAGATTATGCTCTACTGGGATGTGAAGAATTAGGTACTCACATCTTTTATAGGTATAATATAAATAAAGAAGAAATGGTCGGTATTATAGGCGATGCCATATGGCACTATATGATCGATTGCTTGTTAAAGCAGATAATAGAGCGTGAATATGTATATTTTGATCAGAGCGATCGCGATGAGATATGGGTAGCGGCCGTTAATAAGATTAAATTCGAAGATATGGTGGCATCTTCATCTATGCACGACACTATAACTGCAAAGGTACGCGATTATATGGATTATAACGATGAGATACTGATAGATGGATTTATAAAATTCCGCTTAAAAGATGAGATCGTGCGGTTAATAGACGCAGTGGACAGCGCTGTTGAGGATATAATGATGGAACGGGAGTACAATGAATTTGTAAAACTGCTTCGATATTTCGTAGAAGTTCAGGAACCGAAGATAGATGAGATACATGTAGTGGTGGAACCGGATAACAGCTATAAGCTCATGGATGCTGATATGCATCTGATAGACAATCATGACATGATGGAAGAGATGGCCCGCGAAGTAACCGATAGGAATATAAGTGGAGATGACATACTTATAAGCTCGCTTATAACTATGGCACCCAGCAAGATAGTATTGCATAACGTGGAGTATATGAATAACCTGGAGTTGCTCAATACTATAAATAACGTATTTTACGGCAAAGTGAACATAATGCTGAGCAAAAATCTATAG
- a CDS encoding M23 family metallopeptidase gives MRIWFKSGADFLINRDTWSKLRKKISDTYKQLKNYGQTLYIKYKKTIIVVKPKIIAKCSNITSKIYAKIIAAGKFLWESWPQKPSYKKLISVGILAAFCYGSMFAYNKAEAYKIANTPIAAVEVLFKGKSVGIVASEEPLQQALEDMERQIEDYYKMDAVSVEDVVFLPTAAKPDLIEDNDAVLNVIKDGMHFKVKATALFVNGQQIAVVKDESEAQSVLDRIKQPYIDKAKDNPNIKEVRIADDVQLVEKLVEYSDIEDADDVYKRIKDGDEGKKVYEIKDGDTIWAIAKRYKLSLDDIQKANPNMTSLDDLQIGDKINLTVPKEIINVETVERIEYTETIPHETVYKEDSKLYKNQSKVLTEGSDGQREIVADVIKINGVEQKRTIISNNVIKDKRDQVIAKGTKPLPSIIGTGSIGLPARGRITSRFGYRGREFHTGVDIAAPYGSPIYAADNGKVIFAGWDGNYGKLVKVDHGNGMVTYYAHTSRIAVKIGQAVAKGQLIAYVGTTGRSTGPHVHFEVRKNGKPINPMR, from the coding sequence ATGAGAATATGGTTCAAGAGTGGTGCAGATTTTCTCATCAACAGGGATACATGGAGTAAACTGAGAAAAAAAATATCAGATACATATAAACAATTGAAAAATTATGGCCAAACTTTGTACATAAAATATAAAAAAACGATAATAGTTGTTAAACCTAAAATTATTGCTAAGTGCTCCAATATAACGTCGAAAATATATGCTAAAATCATTGCCGCTGGCAAGTTTTTATGGGAATCATGGCCCCAAAAGCCTTCATATAAAAAGCTTATTTCCGTAGGAATATTGGCTGCTTTTTGCTATGGCAGCATGTTTGCATATAATAAAGCTGAGGCGTACAAAATAGCCAACACCCCTATAGCTGCCGTGGAGGTACTGTTTAAGGGGAAAAGTGTAGGTATCGTAGCATCTGAAGAGCCTTTACAACAGGCTTTAGAAGATATGGAGCGTCAAATAGAAGATTATTATAAGATGGACGCTGTATCGGTGGAGGATGTTGTGTTTTTACCGACAGCCGCTAAGCCAGATTTAATAGAAGATAACGATGCCGTTTTAAATGTTATAAAAGATGGTATGCATTTTAAGGTTAAGGCTACAGCCTTATTTGTCAATGGTCAGCAGATAGCTGTTGTAAAAGATGAATCTGAGGCTCAGAGTGTATTGGATAGAATAAAGCAGCCATATATAGATAAAGCTAAAGATAATCCAAATATTAAGGAAGTGCGCATAGCCGACGACGTACAACTGGTAGAAAAACTTGTAGAATATAGCGATATAGAGGATGCTGACGATGTATACAAAAGAATCAAGGACGGCGATGAGGGTAAAAAAGTATATGAGATAAAGGACGGTGACACCATATGGGCTATAGCCAAGCGCTATAAGTTGTCACTGGACGATATACAGAAAGCCAATCCCAATATGACATCGCTTGATGACTTGCAGATAGGGGATAAAATAAATCTTACCGTACCGAAAGAGATCATAAATGTTGAAACGGTGGAACGTATAGAATACACCGAAACCATACCTCATGAGACCGTTTATAAAGAAGACAGCAAGCTTTATAAGAACCAGTCCAAAGTTTTAACAGAGGGTTCAGATGGGCAACGGGAAATAGTGGCTGATGTTATAAAAATCAATGGTGTAGAACAAAAACGGACGATAATTTCAAATAATGTTATAAAAGATAAGAGGGATCAAGTAATAGCAAAAGGGACCAAACCGTTGCCGTCTATTATTGGGACAGGCAGTATAGGGCTGCCCGCGCGTGGCCGCATAACATCGCGATTTGGTTACAGAGGCAGAGAGTTCCATACAGGTGTAGATATAGCAGCGCCATATGGCTCACCTATATATGCGGCCGATAATGGCAAGGTTATATTCGCTGGCTGGGACGGCAATTATGGCAAATTAGTCAAGGTAGACCATGGTAACGGTATGGTTACATACTATGCGCACACCAGCCGCATTGCTGTAAAAATCGGACAAGCAGTGGCTAAAGGGCAGCTAATAGCTTATGTAGGCACCACTGGTAGAAGCACTGGTCCGCACGTTCATTTCGAAGTGAGGAAGAACGGCAAACCAATAAATCCAATGAGATAA
- a CDS encoding DUF523 domain-containing protein: protein MYIVSACLAGVNCKYNGGHNADPHIKKLIEEGKAIPICPEQLGGLATPRRPAEIKGGTGSDVLIGKARVIDADGLDVTEAFVKGAQEVLKLARLAKANKAILKAKSPSCGCGFIYDGSFSGKLIEGNGVTAQILIDNGIEIEL from the coding sequence ATGTATATAGTCAGCGCTTGTTTGGCCGGGGTAAACTGCAAATATAACGGTGGGCATAATGCCGATCCGCACATAAAGAAATTGATCGAAGAAGGCAAGGCCATACCGATATGCCCGGAGCAACTTGGTGGCCTTGCCACGCCGCGTCGGCCGGCCGAGATAAAAGGCGGTACAGGCAGCGATGTATTGATTGGCAAGGCACGTGTAATCGATGCTGACGGCTTGGATGTAACCGAAGCTTTTGTAAAGGGTGCTCAAGAAGTGCTGAAATTGGCTCGCTTGGCCAAGGCAAATAAAGCTATATTAAAGGCCAAAAGCCCTTCGTGCGGCTGCGGCTTTATCTATGACGGCAGCTTTAGCGGCAAGCTGATCGAAGGCAACGGTGTTACGGCCCAAATTTTGATCGATAACGGCATAGAGATCGAATTGTAA
- a CDS encoding methylated-DNA--[protein]-cysteine S-methyltransferase has translation MIETKNIFFYETDIGRIIIADNGDAIVAVSFGDTNMASHGDLNETPLIEEAARQIYQYLKKERCSFALPLSPKGTIFQQKVWAALQTIPYGETRSYKQVAEAIGQPKAFRAVGMACNKNPIAIIIPCHRVIGSNGSLTGYAGGVELKARLLQLERS, from the coding sequence GTGATTGAAACGAAAAACATATTCTTTTATGAAACCGATATAGGACGAATTATTATAGCAGATAACGGCGATGCCATAGTTGCCGTTTCTTTTGGCGATACGAACATGGCAAGCCACGGCGATTTGAATGAAACACCGCTGATAGAGGAAGCAGCACGACAGATATATCAATACCTCAAAAAAGAGCGCTGCTCTTTCGCGTTGCCGTTGTCACCGAAAGGCACTATTTTCCAGCAAAAGGTATGGGCCGCGCTTCAAACCATACCCTATGGCGAAACGCGAAGTTATAAGCAGGTAGCTGAGGCGATCGGACAACCGAAAGCCTTCCGCGCAGTAGGAATGGCTTGCAACAAAAACCCTATCGCCATAATCATCCCCTGCCACCGCGTGATCGGTTCAAACGGCAGCCTTACAGGCTATGCCGGCGGAGTAGAGTTAAAGGCACGGCTCCTGCAGCTTGAAAGAAGCTGA
- a CDS encoding NAD(P)/FAD-dependent oxidoreductase, whose amino-acid sequence MYDVVVIGAGVVGSCIARELSRYKLSVCLLDKEWDVASGTSKGNSAIVHAGYDAKPGTLQAYLNVKGNELMGQWCAELDVPFKRVGSLVLAFNDDDMCELHKLMEQGQANGVQELRIIYKDELHAMEPYISDDAIAALYAPTAGIVCPYELTIAAAENAVVNGVDIKLGQTVQSIMRKSDGFEVVTTEHTIRARYVIDAAGVYADDVASMIGDNSFKITPRKGEYCILDKSKGYLAKRVIFQPPTAMGKGVLVTPTVDGNILVGPNAHDVNDKEDTATTAAGLQEIMDTARKSVPGVSERDAITSFAGLRAVSGSDFVIKPSDVDNRFIIVGGICSPGLTSAPAIAVMVMGLLYQAGLTIDVKADFNPIRKGIPRFREMNDDERKQLIAVDPAFGRVICRCEIVTEGEIIEAVNRPIPAVTLDAIKRRARAGMGRCQSGFCTPRVMEIISREKDIPVDAITKKGGRSLILAGALQKGDAYDDRV is encoded by the coding sequence ATGTACGATGTAGTTGTAATAGGCGCCGGCGTGGTCGGCAGCTGCATAGCGAGGGAGTTATCGCGCTATAAGTTATCTGTATGCCTTCTGGACAAGGAATGGGATGTTGCATCAGGTACGTCCAAAGGCAACAGCGCCATAGTTCATGCCGGCTATGATGCTAAACCAGGTACGCTTCAGGCCTACCTTAATGTAAAGGGCAACGAACTTATGGGACAATGGTGCGCCGAGTTGGACGTACCTTTTAAGCGAGTAGGGTCGCTGGTTCTAGCTTTTAACGATGACGATATGTGTGAACTGCATAAGCTGATGGAGCAAGGTCAGGCCAATGGGGTACAGGAACTGCGCATAATATATAAAGACGAGCTGCATGCTATGGAGCCTTATATCTCAGATGATGCTATAGCTGCGCTATATGCGCCTACCGCCGGTATAGTATGCCCCTATGAACTTACCATAGCCGCAGCCGAGAATGCGGTGGTAAACGGTGTCGATATAAAGCTCGGGCAGACTGTGCAAAGCATTATGCGCAAGAGCGATGGCTTTGAAGTAGTGACGACCGAGCACACTATACGTGCTCGCTATGTGATAGATGCTGCCGGTGTATATGCCGACGATGTAGCCTCTATGATAGGTGATAATTCATTTAAGATAACACCGCGCAAAGGCGAATACTGCATACTGGACAAATCAAAAGGATACTTAGCTAAGCGCGTCATATTCCAGCCACCGACGGCTATGGGCAAGGGTGTGCTGGTAACACCTACCGTAGACGGAAATATATTAGTGGGTCCTAATGCTCACGATGTCAACGATAAAGAAGATACGGCCACCACAGCCGCAGGCCTGCAGGAGATAATGGATACTGCGCGCAAGTCAGTACCCGGGGTATCTGAGCGCGACGCCATAACTTCATTTGCCGGATTGAGAGCAGTATCGGGCAGTGATTTTGTGATAAAACCGTCTGATGTAGATAACCGCTTTATAATCGTAGGCGGTATATGTTCGCCTGGTCTTACATCAGCGCCTGCTATAGCGGTTATGGTAATGGGTCTTTTATATCAAGCGGGTCTGACTATTGATGTGAAAGCCGATTTTAATCCTATAAGGAAAGGTATACCGCGTTTCCGAGAAATGAACGATGATGAGCGCAAACAACTTATAGCGGTTGATCCGGCTTTTGGAAGGGTTATATGTCGTTGTGAGATAGTGACCGAAGGGGAGATAATAGAAGCTGTAAACCGGCCTATACCGGCTGTAACGCTAGATGCTATAAAAAGGCGGGCAAGGGCAGGCATGGGGCGCTGCCAGAGCGGATTCTGTACGCCTAGAGTAATGGAGATAATTTCAAGGGAGAAGGATATACCTGTGGACGCTATAACAAAAAAAGGCGGCCGGTCGCTCATATTGGCTGGCGCGTTGCAAAAAGGGGATGCGTACGATGACAGAGTATGA
- a CDS encoding NAD(P)/FAD-dependent oxidoreductase, whose amino-acid sequence MTEYDVVVIGGGPAGLAAAVAARQAGAENVCIIERDKRLGGILQQCIHNGFGLHIFDEELTGPEYAQRFIEMAQQWNVHSMLDTMVLDITPDRMITVVNNRDGLQAIKAGAVVLAMGCRERSRGALNIPGTRPAGIFTAGTAQRFVNMEGFMPGKQIVVLGSGDIGLIMARRLTLEGADVKMVCEIMPYSSGLKRNIVQCLDDFGIPLRMNHTVTEIHGKERVEGVTVAAVDQNRKPIAGSQEYVPCDTLLLSVGLIPENELSRSAGVQLNPITGGPVVDESMQTSIAGVFACGNVVHVNDLVDNVSTESAIAGRAAAMYASGVLDESTADIKVKTGSGVRYIVPNAINLTRVDDAVTLYFRVDNVYENVMLRVSTDKGILFNIKKKIMVPGEMQHIKLKKSLLTKQGDISEITVEVAGGDK is encoded by the coding sequence ATGACAGAGTATGATGTTGTGGTAATAGGCGGTGGCCCGGCTGGATTGGCTGCGGCTGTGGCGGCGCGACAGGCCGGTGCCGAAAATGTATGCATTATAGAGCGCGATAAGAGGTTGGGCGGTATACTGCAGCAGTGTATACACAATGGTTTTGGCCTTCACATATTTGATGAGGAACTGACTGGTCCTGAATATGCCCAGCGTTTTATAGAGATGGCGCAGCAGTGGAACGTGCATAGCATGCTGGATACTATGGTGCTGGATATCACGCCTGACAGAATGATAACGGTTGTCAATAATAGAGACGGTTTGCAGGCTATTAAAGCCGGAGCTGTTGTACTGGCGATGGGTTGTCGAGAACGCAGTAGAGGGGCATTAAATATACCTGGTACCAGGCCGGCAGGCATATTTACAGCTGGGACAGCGCAGCGGTTTGTCAATATGGAGGGCTTTATGCCAGGTAAGCAAATAGTGGTGCTGGGGTCGGGTGATATAGGCCTTATTATGGCGCGGCGCCTGACGCTGGAAGGTGCTGATGTGAAGATGGTATGCGAGATAATGCCCTATTCCAGCGGGCTTAAACGTAATATAGTACAATGCCTCGATGATTTCGGCATACCGCTTCGCATGAATCATACTGTAACCGAGATACATGGTAAGGAACGTGTAGAAGGTGTTACCGTAGCTGCGGTAGACCAAAACCGCAAGCCTATAGCTGGCAGCCAAGAATATGTTCCATGCGATACCCTGTTGCTATCGGTTGGCCTTATACCGGAAAATGAGCTTTCGCGTTCGGCCGGTGTTCAGCTAAATCCTATTACCGGTGGACCTGTGGTGGATGAATCGATGCAGACCAGCATAGCGGGTGTATTCGCATGCGGCAACGTTGTGCATGTAAATGACCTGGTGGATAATGTGAGTACCGAGAGCGCTATAGCCGGCAGAGCGGCGGCCATGTATGCTTCGGGCGTGCTAGATGAAAGCACAGCCGATATAAAAGTCAAAACCGGCTCTGGCGTGAGGTATATTGTTCCCAATGCCATAAATTTGACTCGAGTGGACGATGCGGTGACATTATATTTTCGAGTAGACAATGTATATGAGAATGTTATGCTGCGTGTATCGACCGACAAGGGCATACTCTTCAATATAAAAAAGAAAATAATGGTGCCAGGTGAAATGCAGCATATAAAGCTGAAAAAATCTCTTTTAACCAAGCAGGGCGATATATCCGAGATAACAGTAGAAGTGGCAGGTGGCGATAAATGA
- a CDS encoding efflux RND transporter periplasmic adaptor subunit → MRWVKGILLILAMAFLSACSILPEEEETLAPPLVEPVKIEYDLYEVKKDTITTELRGNGTFVSTKDYSLSFKNTSGRLKSINVKLGQEVKKGVVVAELDTGDLENRIKQQELSVKKAKLLLDQNQIELERLKSSGADQYQVDKAKNDVAMAQIDVDMANLQLQGLRIERERAKLLAPVNGTVVYIAKVNAGDPISAYQTLVQIADPSSLQLSYETNDASKFQVGMKATVKIDSKDYQGIVVAMPASVDPELREEMQNKIYLEVKNRPADVKMGDMADFTIITAKKENVIVVPRNAVKNYMGNDYVEILEGGSKKERYIEKGLQTPTMVEVVDGLKEGDKVILR, encoded by the coding sequence TTGAGGTGGGTTAAAGGAATATTACTGATATTAGCGATGGCGTTTTTATCGGCTTGCAGCATATTGCCTGAAGAAGAGGAAACACTAGCACCACCATTGGTGGAACCTGTTAAAATAGAGTACGATTTATATGAAGTAAAAAAAGATACTATAACCACCGAGTTACGGGGAAACGGCACGTTTGTATCTACGAAGGATTACAGCTTATCTTTTAAAAATACATCAGGTAGACTTAAATCCATTAATGTGAAGCTAGGCCAAGAGGTGAAAAAAGGCGTAGTAGTGGCTGAACTGGATACAGGAGATTTAGAGAACAGGATAAAGCAACAAGAGCTCAGCGTAAAAAAAGCTAAGTTGCTGCTGGACCAAAATCAAATAGAACTTGAACGATTAAAAAGCAGTGGAGCCGATCAGTATCAGGTAGATAAAGCAAAAAACGATGTGGCTATGGCCCAGATCGATGTGGATATGGCCAATCTTCAACTACAAGGGCTTAGGATTGAACGAGAGCGTGCAAAGCTTCTCGCACCAGTGAACGGGACGGTGGTATATATAGCCAAAGTCAATGCGGGAGATCCTATAAGCGCTTATCAGACGTTGGTACAAATCGCTGATCCCTCCAGCCTTCAATTGAGTTATGAAACCAATGATGCGTCAAAATTTCAGGTCGGGATGAAGGCCACTGTAAAGATAGATAGTAAGGATTATCAAGGTATAGTTGTGGCTATGCCTGCCAGCGTAGATCCTGAATTAAGAGAGGAAATGCAGAACAAGATTTATTTAGAGGTTAAAAACAGACCTGCTGATGTGAAGATGGGAGACATGGCTGACTTCACCATTATTACTGCCAAAAAGGAAAATGTGATAGTAGTGCCGCGAAATGCCGTTAAAAATTATATGGGTAACGACTATGTTGAGATATTAGAAGGCGGTAGCAAGAAGGAGAGATACATAGAGAAGGGATTGCAAACCCCCACGATGGTAGAGGTGGTAGACGGCCTTAAAGAGGGCGATAAGGTTATACTGCGGTAG
- a CDS encoding glycerol-3-phosphate responsive antiterminator — protein MDISEILAIDPIIAAVRNEDRLKAALIAPVRVIFLLHGNICALADTIKSIKDADKMVFVHLDLIDGLGRDQAAVQYMADYIKPDGIITTHNNLARYAKDSGLLIIQRIFLLDSMSLDRGIAGIGQTGPDAVEILPGTLPREIAYCHTRLLCPIIAGGLIHTKDDIIAALNAGAMAVSTSDETLWEA, from the coding sequence ATGGATATATCGGAAATATTGGCCATCGACCCTATTATCGCTGCTGTAAGGAACGAAGATCGCTTAAAAGCAGCGCTTATTGCCCCGGTTAGAGTTATTTTTTTATTGCATGGCAATATATGTGCGCTGGCAGATACCATAAAAAGTATAAAAGATGCTGATAAAATGGTTTTTGTACATCTCGACCTGATAGATGGACTGGGGCGGGATCAAGCTGCAGTACAATATATGGCGGATTATATAAAACCGGATGGTATCATAACCACGCATAATAATTTAGCCAGATATGCTAAAGACTCAGGTTTGCTCATAATACAGCGAATATTTTTGCTGGACTCTATGTCGTTGGACAGGGGCATAGCAGGGATTGGCCAAACCGGCCCCGATGCAGTGGAGATACTACCCGGCACGTTGCCGAGGGAAATAGCATACTGCCACACGCGTCTGTTGTGCCCAATAATAGCCGGCGGCCTCATACACACCAAGGACGACATAATAGCGGCATTAAATGCCGGAGCAATGGCGGTATCTACATCCGACGAAACGTTGTGGGAAGCTTGA
- a CDS encoding DUF1667 domain-containing protein: protein MMTRNITCILCPQGCNLEVTVDGDSVVQVKGNGCGKGKSYGAEECLNPRRAVTSSVKVIGGEYPLVSVKTAAPVPKAAIWDCMRAINAASVKAPVSIGQVIIENVAGTGIDVIATRDVAKAEDMKAKICI from the coding sequence ATGATGACGAGAAATATAACATGCATACTATGCCCGCAAGGATGCAACCTTGAGGTTACAGTGGATGGCGATAGCGTGGTGCAGGTTAAAGGCAACGGTTGCGGCAAGGGTAAATCCTATGGCGCGGAGGAATGTCTCAATCCTAGACGCGCTGTGACCAGCAGTGTCAAAGTTATAGGCGGCGAGTATCCCTTGGTTTCGGTCAAAACAGCAGCCCCTGTACCCAAAGCGGCAATATGGGATTGTATGAGAGCCATAAATGCTGCCAGTGTAAAGGCTCCGGTGAGCATAGGGCAGGTTATAATAGAAAATGTGGCAGGTACCGGTATAGATGTGATAGCCACGCGCGATGTGGCAAAAGCAGAGGATATGAAGGCGAAAATATGTATATAG
- a CDS encoding M1 family metallopeptidase — translation MKVYYMTQKTIKTLLLIAVAVILGIAAWDAWHTHSAQGPQYNNVTPLLPSAASERTEGLNHYTIDVNLDAKNHKLHAVQKVIYTNKEDTALRELYFHLYPNAYRSQGTAPFENQDMASAYPNGFSAGGIDIKSVKINGKSVSFEVTGRDNTAMKLILPSLLQRGRKLEIDMEYDIILPNSVGRFGYGDYTFNITNWYPILAVYDKGGWHTDPYYAIGDPFYSDMADYDVTITAPSSFTIASTGAITGTDKQGDKQHWTVSAKAVRDFAWVASDNFSVLQEEAGDTMVRSYHFSHQSGQKALEYASDALSIFNDAFGLYPYGQFSVVQADFFIGGMEYPNLVMIDQTLYTSMTRDILEYVVVHETAHQWWYGVVGNDEVNEPWLDEALAEYSTIMYFEKKYGQEVKDKVFNNMVKAKYNTLDQYISQGETDEAILRPVYEFENEYVYDILVYGKGAMMLDALRQKVGNDAFDSILKEYYKQCAFTNATTQDFIEISKKISKMELDDFFDEWLIPRGDDQMYILAS, via the coding sequence ATGAAAGTATATTATATGACTCAGAAAACCATAAAAACCTTATTGCTCATAGCTGTTGCGGTTATATTGGGTATTGCGGCATGGGACGCATGGCATACACACTCAGCTCAAGGCCCGCAATATAACAATGTAACACCGCTTTTACCGTCTGCTGCCTCAGAACGAACAGAAGGCTTGAATCATTACACGATAGACGTGAACCTGGATGCTAAAAATCATAAGCTGCACGCTGTACAAAAAGTAATATATACTAACAAGGAAGATACAGCTTTAAGGGAATTATACTTTCATCTATATCCCAACGCTTACAGGTCTCAAGGGACAGCGCCGTTTGAAAATCAGGATATGGCCAGTGCCTATCCGAATGGCTTTTCAGCAGGTGGTATAGATATAAAATCGGTAAAGATAAACGGTAAGTCGGTTTCTTTTGAAGTAACTGGTCGGGATAATACCGCTATGAAATTGATATTGCCGTCTTTACTTCAAAGAGGGAGGAAACTTGAAATAGATATGGAATACGATATTATCCTCCCTAATAGCGTTGGTCGTTTTGGATATGGGGATTATACGTTTAACATAACCAACTGGTATCCTATATTGGCTGTATATGATAAAGGCGGATGGCATACCGATCCTTACTATGCTATAGGTGATCCGTTTTACAGCGATATGGCTGATTATGATGTGACTATAACTGCACCTTCATCGTTTACAATAGCTTCCACAGGGGCGATAACAGGCACTGATAAACAGGGCGATAAACAGCACTGGACTGTATCAGCCAAAGCCGTGCGAGATTTTGCGTGGGTGGCCAGCGATAACTTCAGCGTTTTGCAAGAGGAGGCAGGCGACACGATGGTGCGTTCATATCATTTTTCGCATCAGTCCGGCCAAAAAGCGCTTGAGTATGCATCTGATGCTTTGTCAATATTTAACGATGCCTTTGGCCTTTATCCGTATGGGCAATTTTCAGTGGTACAGGCGGATTTTTTCATTGGGGGTATGGAGTATCCTAACTTGGTCATGATAGATCAAACCCTTTATACATCTATGACGCGAGACATATTGGAATATGTAGTTGTCCATGAGACGGCACATCAATGGTGGTATGGTGTAGTGGGCAACGATGAGGTCAACGAGCCATGGCTGGATGAAGCGTTAGCTGAGTATTCAACCATAATGTATTTTGAAAAAAAGTACGGGCAGGAGGTGAAAGACAAGGTTTTTAATAATATGGTAAAAGCCAAATATAATACGTTAGATCAATATATCTCTCAGGGGGAGACCGATGAAGCCATATTGCGTCCAGTATATGAGTTTGAAAACGAGTATGTGTATGATATTCTGGTTTACGGCAAAGGGGCTATGATGCTGGATGCTTTACGCCAGAAGGTAGGCAATGATGCGTTTGACAGTATACTGAAAGAATACTATAAGCAATGCGCTTTCACTAATGCAACCACCCAAGACTTTATCGAAATAAGCAAAAAAATAAGTAAAATGGAACTGGATGATTTCTTCGATGAATGGCTTATTCCTCGGGGCGATGATCAAATGTATATTTTGGCAAGTTAG
- a CDS encoding DUF6873 family GME fold protein, with protein MLEETFLSIPFLPDGNVTLMLVDGRINKVMEYNLKQKGIRIIKTQPLPQLLPAIAYHPDMMLYPIEGNTVVVAPDISPDVVAQLKDEGFNILYGKTALCGNYPKDVAYNIARIGNNAMHNFKYTDSMTRELLQQQKLKFIDVKQGYTKCSVLVVDTNSIITEDIGIAKVAAKNGINVLLVERGHVSLPGMNYGFIGGSGGLISKSVMAFAGDVSTHPDYNKIKNFLSEREIEIYNLYNGYIWDLGSLIPLKQHEWNKAVV; from the coding sequence ATGTTGGAAGAAACTTTTCTATCGATTCCCTTTTTACCCGATGGAAATGTCACGCTCATGCTGGTGGATGGTCGCATAAACAAGGTCATGGAATATAATCTCAAGCAAAAAGGTATACGTATAATAAAAACGCAACCGTTACCTCAATTACTGCCTGCTATCGCTTATCATCCCGATATGATGTTATACCCTATAGAGGGCAATACCGTAGTTGTAGCACCGGATATAAGCCCCGATGTCGTAGCACAGCTAAAAGATGAAGGTTTCAATATATTATATGGAAAGACCGCATTATGCGGCAACTATCCAAAAGACGTAGCATATAATATAGCTAGAATTGGCAATAATGCCATGCATAATTTTAAGTATACCGATAGTATGACGCGTGAGTTATTGCAACAGCAAAAGCTGAAATTTATCGATGTAAAGCAAGGATACACGAAGTGCTCTGTATTGGTAGTCGACACAAACTCTATCATTACAGAGGATATAGGCATAGCTAAAGTGGCTGCAAAGAATGGCATAAACGTGCTGCTCGTAGAGCGTGGCCATGTAAGTCTACCAGGTATGAACTATGGCTTTATAGGTGGTAGCGGAGGTCTTATATCAAAATCGGTCATGGCGTTTGCCGGAGATGTATCCACGCACCCCGATTACAACAAAATAAAGAATTTTTTGAGCGAAAGAGAAATTGAAATATATAATTTATATAATGGCTATATTTGGGATTTGGGGAGCCTAATTCCCTTGAAGCAACATGAATGGAATAAAGCGGTAGTATAG